CGCGAGGGCAAGACCCGCCAGCTGCGCAACATCGTCTCCACCCACCAGTCGGAGGGGATGCAGACCCTCGAGGAGTCGCTGGCCCACCTGGTGGACGACGGCAGCGTCGACATCGAGACGGCGCTGGGCTACACCGTCCACCCGAAGGAGCTGCACCGCCACGTGTCCATGGCCCTGGCCATGGCGCCAGCAGGCGCCGACGCGAGCGGGCCGCCCATCGACCAGGGTGGGCTCATGCCCACCGATGACGACGACCTCGCCGCCGACGACCCCACCACCGGGGCCGAGCTGGCCGTCGCCTCCAACGGGGGCGCCGGCCGCCGCAGCCTCCGCCGCCGTCGCTGATGGGTGGTCCCGGCCGCCCGGGCGGCCGGGGTGGCTCCCCGGTCCCCTACGACCTCCTCGCCAGCGTCATCCCCTTCAAGCGGGGCTGGCTGGTGGCCAGCGCCAAGCTCCAGGGCATCCAGATGTACCCGAACGAGCCGGAGGTGTTCGAGACCCTCGCCGAGGTCCTCGACTACCGGCCGCCGTTTCGCGCCATCGCCCTCGACGCGCCGATCGGCCTGCACACCGAACCGGTCGACGGTGGGCGCTCGTGCGACCGTGAAGCCCGCCGCCTCCTCGGATGGCCTCGCAGCGGCGCCATCCTCACCCCGCCCATCCGGCCGGCGCTGACGGCGTCCTCGTACAAGGAGGCGGCTCGCATGTGCGGGCGGCTGAGCCCGGTCACGTGGGGCAGGCTGCCCCGCATCGCCGAGGTCGACGCCGAGGTGGCGTCCTACCGGCAGCGGACCATCTTCGAGATCCACCCAGAGATGAGCTTCTACCAGCTCAACGGCGACCAGCCCATGCGCTACCCCAAGCGCGACCGCATCGGCATGACCGAGCGCTATGGGGTGCTGAAGAACAAGATCCCGGGCATCGAGCGCCTCGTCGACGCCAAGCTGCCGGGCGTCAAGCGCTGGCATCTGCTCGACGCCGCCGCCTGCCTCTGGACTTGCCGACGAGTGGTGGCCCGGGCCCTGACCCGCATCCCCGAGGACCCCGAGTGGGACGACGAGGGGCTACGCATGGAGATCGTGCGGTAGGACGGGCTCGCTTCGCGCGAGGCTGGCGCGATGCGGAGTGTGCTCTCGAGAGTCCGGCTCGCCATGCAGAGAGGCCTGGCGAGGGCTGACACATGGGTAGGCGTCGTCGCGCTCTGGCTCGGCGGGATGTCCGCCGGGAACGGCCGTTGGGTTGCCGGCGCTGCACTCGGTCTCGTCGGCGTGGTCTTCGTCGTGGCGTCAGGCGACTACAGCTGGCGGAAGGGCTTCGTCGCC
The Acidimicrobiales bacterium genome window above contains:
- a CDS encoding DUF429 domain-containing protein, producing MGGPGRPGGRGGSPVPYDLLASVIPFKRGWLVASAKLQGIQMYPNEPEVFETLAEVLDYRPPFRAIALDAPIGLHTEPVDGGRSCDREARRLLGWPRSGAILTPPIRPALTASSYKEAARMCGRLSPVTWGRLPRIAEVDAEVASYRQRTIFEIHPEMSFYQLNGDQPMRYPKRDRIGMTERYGVLKNKIPGIERLVDAKLPGVKRWHLLDAAACLWTCRRVVARALTRIPEDPEWDDEGLRMEIVR